TGCCTTTACCAATTCCTGATGCACCTTGGGTAGATCTTTCCATGGACTTCATTCTTGGCTTACCTAGGTCTAAGAAAGGGCATGACTCTATTTATGTATAGTGTGGTACAAATTCGAATCGAGAAACATCCCATAATTAACTGAGGAGTCTATATGCTCTAAATCTAATAAAGATAACATCTACAAGCATCCGCTACTACAAAACAACCAAGTACTATCTTCCTTGCTATCTCACTCGCTATCTCCTATCCACTAAGGATCTAATAGAAATCATCTTCATGTTTTTCAACATAAACTAACTCATAATCTCCACAATCTGCAAAAGTGGTGAAAATGGGTTGAGAGATATTCGCTTAGTAGGCAGCAACTATTCCTCTGTTGGACCGTGTAATTatagcatagttattaaactcaACCCGATCTAGCGGTTGAATCGATCAACCCGATGAACCAATCATTGAACTGGATTGGGTCTCTAATTGGACCATTTAAGTACAGAATTGTTGACCGGTTAATGACCCAATAGTTCAACCGGATTAAATTGAAAACCCGGAAATTGAGACTTTAGGCATGTATCTATAACGTAGTCACCACTAGACCACTTGCCATATGTTAGTTAACTAGCCTTCTTCTACTATATTAACATTTTCTCAATTCtatctttattctttttttatttctctaaaacaaatttatttagaatcttttaataaaaaacTTATGACCCCCCAAATTTTGGAAGTTATAAaatagatttaaaaaataacatattaaataatttattttcaaaGACAAATATTgcttttaataattttttgcacttaaaatttgtaaataaccaagataattacactaaacacagataaaattttacacttgaagtttggtgGACTACTAATCAAATTTATGTTTTGCTAATTCTTatatgattaattttttttttactgaagaacatttattattttattagaCCAAAGGAGTAGTACAAGCGAGTGAGGGATTACATTTTGAGAATAGCACCTGTGACCCTAAACCTGCGAAAGGAAGGAAAACCAAGCAGATCCAACCGATAAGCACCCCTAGCTAATTTGGGTAAATCCGCAATCCCTTCATAGACATACACCACATGCTGATGATGTGTTGATCCAATATTTGCCAATATATCCGCAACCTTATTTGCTTCCCTGTAACAATGTACGAATTGACAGCTTCCCTCGACCAGTAGCTCAATCTTCCCCACCTCAACACTGATGGACCAAGGACTCTGGCACTGCTTCAGAAGAATACGTTGCAACATCAAAGAATCTGTCTCCACCACCAGATTACCACCAAAGCCCCGTTGAGCACACATCTGCAGCCCGAGCAATAAAGCTTTGGCCTCTGCCTGCAAACTGGTACATCTTCCAAAATAATCGGAAAATGCAAATACCTTACTACCTGTAGAGTTTCGAAGAATCCCCCTCTGCCACTCACCCCTGGGTTACCTTTTGAACACTTATCAATATTGAACTTGACCCTGCCAGTGCATGGAGCGAACCACCGAACCCGACGCACGAAAACTGCATCTGGCCTACACTCTACCAACTCCAAGAACGTAGGCCAGTCCACCGCCCGATGTACCTCCCCGAATTTGAGCAAAAAATATCCTTTAATTCGTAAAAGATGGCCTGACACACCTCCGTAGGCCGCTGCACTGACCCCTGGAATACCGCTGTGCACCTAACCTTCCAAATATACCAACAGACAAAAGTAGGCAAGATCTGGAACACAAATCGAAGCTTCTCCGATCTTACCGGCTTGAGCCACCAACTAATCAACCAAACCCGAACATGGCCGAAATTCATAGCCAACCCACCTACCGAGCCAAAAAACCGCCGGACCGCAGTTGCAAGTTCCCCCTCCAAGAACAAATGACGTGGGGATTCGGTACTGGAcaccagataacatgaacactTGGAAGGAAACTGAAACCCATGTGCGGCCAACACGTCATCCATGGGAAGGCGATTAGACAACAATCGAAGCATAAAGAAGGACACCTTCAGGGGGAGGCTCGAATGCCAAATTTGGCGAAATAGGAACGACGAAGGCTTCATCTCTTGAATCTCTCTGTACGCGGACGATATCGAAAACTGACCCGAGCTCGACGCAAGCCAAAGCATTGTATCAGGGGAGTCCCTATCCGGCCCCACCACCGCCAATACCTGTTGTACCATGTCACAAGGAAGGACTTCCGCTAGCTTCCACGCCACCCATTCCCCATCCTCCGTAATGGTGAGAAATGATACGTCCTCTCGCACCCCCATCCTCAGATAGAGAGCCCCGTGGCCAGTCTAATTATCATACCAGAAGTTACATCGACCCTCTTACAGGCTCCACCCAATAAACAACTTTGCCAACTCCTGAATATCTAACATTCTCTTCCAAGTTACCGAACCTAAAGTAGACGCACAAATTTGGCAGAGGTGAAGCCCCTTGCAATACTTAGCATTCAAGAATCTCGCCCACAAGGAGATCCCACACCGAAAATTCCACCACAATTTACACGAGAAGGCCTTATACATGTCAACGAACGACCGAAACCCAACCCTACCTTCATCTGTTGGATAATACAAGTCCCGCCAACGGATCCAATGGAATTTCTTCCTATCGTCCCCCGCCCCCGAGAGAAGTCAACACACACCTTTTCAATCAACCTGAAAGTGCCTTTTGGAATAACACCCACCGCCAATAAATGAACCGGGATGCTGGACAGAACGTGCCGAATCAAAATATGCTTTCCCCCAAAGGATAACAAACGGGACTTCCAAGAGAGAACCTTATCAAGAACCTTCTGGCACAAATCCGAATAATACGCCTCCTTGACTCTGCCAATAAACAAAGGAGTACCCAGATACCTATCCGGAAACTGTGTCCTTTGAAACTGAGTAACCCGCTCAATTACCGTTTTACGGGCTACTGTGATCCACGGGTGTACTAAATAGCCACTCTTCTGCACATTAACCAACTGGCCCGAGTCACTCTAGCACGAAGTCAAAATACGCATGACCCGCCTTAACGAATCAGCACCCCCATTGGCAAAAATAATAACGTTGTCAGCAAACACCAAATGAGACATAGAAGGGCAGTGTCTCGGTACCTTGTATCCCACGCCACGTGACTGGGAACAGAGATCATTTAAGGCCCGAGAAAGAACCTCAGCACCGATGATAAACAGAGAACCAAACATTGGAGATTAACCGCCACACCATATCAATAAACCTTTCGCCAAAGCCAAACTGCCGCAGAACTGCAATAAGGAATGGCCAGGAAACTCTATCATACGCCTTAGCCATGTCTAACTTCAACACCAAATTCCCCCTCTACACTTCCTTCCCATCTCCGACATCAGCTCCTGACCCAGCAAATAATTATCCGTAATTGACCGTCCTTTAACAAAACCACTTTGCTGAGGAGAAATGAGCCGAGGTAACACACCAGACAACTTCCCCACCAAAATCCGAGAAATaactttattcaaaaaattactCACACTAATAGGACAAAACTGAGTAAAGTCCTTAGGATTCATGACCTTGGGCAAAAGAACAATAGACGTAGCCGTAATGAACCGCGATAGTTCAGCACCACAGAAGAAACTCACAACCATCTTGTACACATCGTGAGCCACCACTTCCCAGGCcttcataaaaaattttcttgtaaaTCCGTCTGGTCCAGCGGCACTATCTCCATCCATCCCAAAGATCACCCCTTCACCTCCTCCAAAGAAGGGACCTCCTTCAACCTCGTGTTATCTATAACGTCCCCAAGGTTAGGAATAACATGCAAAAGCTGAAACTCGGACACAGGGTCAGCCGAGAACACTTTACTAAAATACCGGACAACCTCTCTTTCAATCCCTTCATCGTCCATCACCCATTCACCCACAGAATCCTGAATCTTGTGAATTCTAGAATGAAACCGGCGTTGCTTGACCACCGAATGAAAGTAGCTTGAATTCCGATCACCATGTTGTAGCCACTTGACCCTGGCCTTCTGACTCCAATACTGCTCTTCAACTGCTAACTGCCTCTTCAAGTTAGCCTGAGCCCTCTGGAGCTCCAAGTGGGTCTCATCGGATAGATCAACCTGTGTACGCAACTCTGCTACCACCACCTCCCCTTCCCCCTTCTTAACATTCTCAAACATATCCCCAAACACCTATTTATTCCAGAGGTGAAGAGCCCGAGagacattcttcaactttcccCATACCACAGAAAATGGGGACCCAGACATCTCCAACTGCCAAGCTATCTTAACCACGTCCAAGAACTCCTCTTTGGAAGGCCAAACGTTGAAAAATTGAAACGATCGACAGCTACAATCAACTCTAGGTGCCAATGAGATGAGAAGCGGAGCATGGTCAGATGGAGCGCGCACTAAATGAGACACGGACACTGATAGGGAAAAATTCAGACACTCCATATTAAGCAACACTCTATCCAACCGTTTCCAGATGCCCGCCCCGCCCTAATCTATTACTACACCAATTGAAACTATTGCCAGAGAAACCTGCGTCGAACACCCCCTCACTCATAAACTGGGAAAGTTCAAGCCCTTCCGCCGGTCGAAACTGcctccctcctttctttttACTACTGGAGAGAACGAGATTAAAATCCCTTACAACACACCATGGACCCCGCCCGGGCATATCCTGTAACAAACCCTCCCAGAGTTGCTATCGCTCAGTCACAAGACACTTAGCATGAACAAAAGAGACTAGTATAGGAGCAGGGAACTGGAGATGTGCCTAACGAATAGAAAAATGCTGGTCCGATTCCCCAATCACCTGGCTAACAAATGGAGAATTGTAAAACACCCACAAATCCCAGACGAATTACACACTACGTAATCAAAATTCAACCTCATCCGAATTGAGTCAGCTTCATGCCTAGATAATTTAGGCTCACAAATACCCACAATCGCTATCCTATGCAGATGAACAAGATTCTTAAGTCTTCTAAGATTTGGGGGGTTTGAGATCCCCCGAATATTCCAGAAACATGCACTAATCATGCGACAAAATATGGAAAGAATTTTGAGACTTCTTGGATACCGACCTTAGCTCTCTGTCCGACGGGGCCATGGCCTGTATCCCTTTCGTTTTCGCATTTCTCCTATCTTGCTCAAGAGCGGCAACCCGGTCAAGGTTCAATGTCAAAGCTATACTTCGCGTTTCACCATGCTGCTCTTCGACACCACGTGGCGACAGGCCGCCAGCACCAGTGATATCCTTCGAAGATGCTCTCTCCAACATCCCAATAGCCACGAGGCCGCATTCCCCTTCCACGGTCGCTGCTTCACTCGCCACTCGTTCCGCAAGGTCCACAATGATTCTGTCCGTAACCGCAACAATCACGTGCTCTACCATCTCTATAGCTGCTACCATGACGGCCTACCCATTACCCTCTTCCCCTCCTACCTCCTGACCCTACCCAACTTCCGCAGTGCCCTCTTCATGCATGCTCACAGCCAATTTACCCTCATCATGCTACCCACCAATCACCCATAATTCATTCCCGCTAGAAACCTGGGCAGCGACATCACCATCACACTCCCCTAGCCCCTGCGACTGCTGCCACTCCGCTGTATGGCCATGGGCAGACCCCCCGACCCAGCTACCTTGTTCTGGATCAAAGGAGCCTTCACCATGGGCACACCTGTGACCCCAACAACGGTGCCTGTAGCAAACGAAGGCTCTACCTCTTCCTATCTATCCTTAACTACTCCAGAAATCGTGCCAGATGCCATCTTCTCCCTCGGCTAGTACATTTGCAAACCCTGCGTTCCCCGTGGCTTCCCCCTCTTGGCGGCTCTAACTTCAAAACATGATGCTTAATCCTACACTCCTCCTCACTATGGCCCTGATAGAAACAATGCCTGCAATATTTGGGTAAATTTTCTGGTACCAATGGCTGCCAAAAGCCAACACGCTCACCAAAGGAAATCCAAACCCGGCTAggaaattccttcatcaaatcaacTTCAACGCATACTTTAGCCACGTTAGGTCACGTTCTCTATGCGGTAGCTGTGTCCACACATAATGGCTGCCCTAAGCAAGCTACAATAGGGAACAAACATTTCTTGTGAAACAGGTACACCGGCAACTTCGGCAATGCAAACCACACGGGAACAACAGAGGTCTCTTTATCCACATGGAAATCAATGGACCACTTAAACACTCTTATGGGAGACTCTTTGATATACTAAATACCTCTAGCCCAAACTCTGTAGTAATCAACCTCAGTCATCAACCTAATCAAGATGTGCCGTTTGTCCAGTAATTCGATAGCAAACTCAGCGGCTAAGTCCAAAGCATGGAAGAACTTCCGCAAGTCTTCCGTAGGCGGCCGCCCCTTGGAAAATTTCCCCACCAATGCAAATTGAAAAGAAGTCACAACTCACTCGATGTCCACTATGTCGAAACTCACCGCAGGTTCCCTTCTGTGGGTAGATACCACAGCCTTTACTCGAGGTGCCACGGAAGTCGAAGGCAGCGACGCGAAGGACTTGGCCTGGAAGCCCACCACATCCACAAATGACTGGCCAACACCAGCCTGTGCCGCAGCCAGAAGAGCCCCTTCCCCCGAAgcagaggaaagaaaaggcCATGTCGGCCAGATTCCAAGAACAGCcactaaaaccctaactttctaaaATTAGAAACCCTCAACGAAAAATGctcatactcttaattcaagtaacTCTCCTAAGAGCTTCTGTATCCTTCCATGCGTGTTACTTCCAacttgtgcacttaaatgaaatgtcatgtttaaaagttgtttaaagcaTGTTATTTGAGTTATTGGTATTACTTACTTGCCTGtttattttcttggcctcactgagcgttcgcTAATCcctttaaatttgttttccttaataggattCGGAGGTGGATTAGAGGATATAGACTAGCGTTTTGGTAGAGACTAGTATATTTTGTATGAATTTGATGGCTCTTAAAGTGTAACTTTTGTTACTCTTTGTTAGTGGATTGTAATTATAATGGTTAACCTTAGAAGTTGTGGGTTGTATATTCGAAGTATTTATTTTAAGTCGTTGGATGCTTTATGGCTCtatattaagcttgaatgagTGTGTGAGTCCTGAcgtgagttgggcaggcattccgctgataccctagggttcgccctagggagaggtggagacgtcacagttggtatcagagcgctaggtttaAAATATCTGGAATAGGGTTAAGAGTTCTTAGTCGTGAACTTTTGGTCATAGAAACCCGTGGTAGACCTTAGGTTAAATTCTTAAATGGTATCAGTGAATGTAAGGGTCTAGCCTTTAGTTGTGAGTTATTTGTAGGATATGAACAGCAGCAGTGATGATGATAGGGTTCAGGAACCTCTCCTCGTGATCACGTATCGCAGGATTAGAGACGGACCCCTTCTGCGCTGCTCACCTGCTAGGCAAGGTAGTCGTGCCAATGCCGAACGAGATACTCTTACCCTAACCGTCTGGTGATAGGAGTAGCTGAGGAGCAGAGGCAGTTGACTCATGATCTCCGGATAGCACTAGCGGAGAGAAAGGAGATGGAGGCCACTATGGAGGCCCAGACTGCAGGGATCCAAGAGCTAGAGGCGAGAGTTCTTGAGGAGCGTCAGAGGGTTGATGCCTCCCATGCACAGTTTCAGGAGACTGAGGGGTTTCTTATCCAGATTGTCCAGGAGGAGGGGTCCGCGTGGACGGTATTATAGCCGAGTGTGTGACTATGACCGAGCATCTAAAGGAGGCTTTGCTTGGAGATGTATCTGGGGAGACTGCACCTGCTGTGAAGGTGGAGATTACACCGATGGAAGAGGATCTTGAGGAGGACCCCGAAGAGGACCCTTGTAAGGCTGTAGGATCTTCTAGTTCGGTCCACCTGTATTAGAGATCTCTtgatcttttgacttttgttcaGGACTTAGTTGGGGTGAACCTCActgtgaggccttttgtattTTGTGCACGTACCCCTGTATTTTGAGGCATTTGGATGCCTATATCTTGTATTTGATATCACTGACTTGTTGTATGCACTTTTAACAAGGGACATGACTTCTAATCTATGTAAATATTTATGCTTTGGTTTTAAAGCGTTCTTGCAATCTGTTCTTGTTTTAAATTTCTACgcttatttttctcttttattatgCGTTTAGAATCTTGGTAAATGGATCGACGAGGACGTGGATAGAAGCGTAGGCATGGGTTTCGGCAACCCCGTACTCCCGAGAGAGATGAGGGATCTGTGATTGATCCAAACCAAAATCCTAGGAACAAAGAAGGTGACTAAGTGGTTACGACCATTAACCGTATAACTGATGTTCTTGAGCGTTTAGTTGAGCGTCAAGGCCCTGAACCAGTCAACCAACTTAGGAACCAGGAgaggggtgaggatagagctTTAGAGTGTTTCTTGAAGTTCTCTCCATCTAGGTTTCATGGAGGGTCTGATCCcgaggtagcggagaattggttggaaaGGATGGTGGAAATTTTTACTGCTTTAGACTAAGCCGAGGAAAGACAagttaattttgttatttttcagtTTGAGAGAACAGCCCGCTCGTGGTAGAACGTTATTAGGGCAAAGtggaaaagagaacaaaccccctgGACTTGGGCAAACTTTGAGAGGGAGTTCAATGCCAAATTTCTCCCACCTATGATACAAGAAAAAAGGGAGAATGACTTTATTAAATTGAAACAAGGGTTACTAAGTATGGCCGAGTATGATGAGCGGTTTACTAAACTTTTCAAATGTGCCCCTGAGCTTGTGGTCACAGAGCGTAAAAGGATGAGGTTTATTTAGGGGTTGAATGTAAAAATTCAAGAATCCCTAATAGCCACCCAGATTACAACTTTCACGGATGCTTTGGAAAAAACACAGAGGGTAGAGACTGCTAAGTCCCAATTTAAAGATTTTCATACTAGAAAGAGGGGTAACCTAAGTAACACCCCTGGATCGTCTGAGAAATCCACCCAACCCCTTAAAATGGGAAGAGGGACTAGAGGAGTGAGAATGCTTGGAAAACCAGTAGGAGCTCCGTCAAGGGGAGCCCCATCGAAAGAAAATTAGGGTGGACGAGATCAgcaaaaagggagttttcaagctAGTTCGGCCGTGACCCCTCGTGTGATTTGTGGATACTGTAACAAGTCTAACCACACTGAGGCCGAGTGTTGGAGGaagcaaggaaaatgtctgATCTGTGGGAGACCGAGCACCATATTTCAAGTTGCCCTAATGCCTTTAAAGAAGGAGAAAATACCCAACAACCTGCTAGATCTGCTTCAAAGCAGTCAAATACCGGAGGGAGCCAACCGAAAGTACCAGTTAGGGTTTACGTCTTAGACAATTAGCAAATTCCTAACCCGActgaggtggtggaaggtacaaTCTCTATTTTTCATCGCATAACTAGAGTTTTAATTGATCTCGGGGCAATCTATTCTTTCGTAGACCCTAACTTTATGAAAGGTATAGATGTAAAGTGTGATTTATTGccttttgatttgaaatttgaaacacTTACGGGGAACCAATGTCTGATTGTTAATAAAGTTTATAGGAATTATGAAATTTGGGTTGATGAGAGAAGATTGTTGACAGATTTAATGAGTTTagcaattaaggggtatgatCTAATACTTGGGATGGATTGGCTAGTTCAGTACCATGCTCAATTGGATTGTAAGATGAAACTAATAGAATTACACATTCCTGGGGAAGCAACATTAAAATTAGATGTGAAGGGTAGACTAGTATCGCCTGCTTTAATTTTGGGGATTCGAGTTAGGAAATTGTTGAGTAGTGGAGCCAAAAGATATCTAGCCTTTCTTATCAATACACTTGAGGATAAGGTGAAGTTGGAAAATGTGCCGGTAGTGAACGAGTTTTCCGATGTCTTTCCCGAGAAATTAGAAACGTTACCTCCGGAAAGGAAAATAGTGTTTAAGATTGATGTGGCTCCAGGAACAGCCCCTATCTCTAAGACACCGTACAGGATGGCTCCAACtgaattgaaggaattgaggttgcaattacaagatttATTAGGAAGAGGCTTTATTAGACAAAATGACTCGTCATGGGGAGCTCCAGTACTCTTcgttaagaagaaagatgagAATTTGAGGCTATGTATAGAATATCGAGGCTTGAAtgatgtgaccattaagaacaaataccctcTGTCCCACATAGATGAGCTATTCGATCAGGTGCAAGGGGCAGTGGTATTTTTCAAGTTAGATTTGAGGCAATGATATTACCAATTGAGGATTCTAGAAGCTGGTGTGCCTAAAATcgctttcaattcaagatatggGCACTTTGAATTTGCAGTGATGCCCTTTGGGTTAACTAATACGCTAGCAATGTTTATGGACTTCATGCATCGGGTTTTTAAACCGTACTTGGATCAATTTATGATGGTATTCATCGATGACATACTAGTGCACTCTAAGTCCCGAGAAGATCATGAACTGCACTTGAAAATAATTTTGCAAACCCTGAGAGAGCACAAACTTTATGCTAAgttcaataaatgtgagttttggttgaaagaaGTAGTCTTTTTaggtcatataatctccaaagaAGGGATTACTGTGGATCCAACGAAGGTAGAAGCTGTTTCTATGTGGAAACGACCAGAAAACCCTACCGAAATTCGGAGTTTCTTAGGGTTAGTTGGATATTACTGTCGGTTTATCAAGGACTTTTCTAAGATTGCCAAACTTTATGCTAAgttcaataaatgtgagttttggttgaaagaagtagtcttttaggtcatataatctccaaagaACGGATTACTGTGGATCCAATGAAAGTAGAAGCTGTTTCTATGTGGAAACGACCAGAAAATCCTATCGAAATTCGGAGTTTCTTAGGGTTAGTGGGATATTACCGTCGGTTTATCAAAAACTTTTCTAAACTTGCCAAACCCTTAACCGAATTGACTAAGAAGCATGGTAAGTTTATTTGGAATTCTAAATGTGAGGAAGGATTTCAAGAGTTGAAAAAGTGTTTGACTGAGGCACCTGTATTAGCATTGCCGAGTGGAGGAAATGGATTTGTGGTTTATACAGATGCCTCAAAGGATGGTTTAGGGTGTGTATTGATGCAGAACGGGAAAGTGATTGCGTATGCCTCCCGTAAGTTGAAACCTCATGAACAGAATTAtccaacccatgacttggagttagcggcAGTAGTGTTTGCCTTaaaaaagtggagacattatttATATGGAGTGACTTTCGAGGTTTTCACGGATCACAAGAGGCTTAAGTATTTGTTCtcccaaaaagagttgaatttgagacaaCATAGATGGGTgaaatttttggaggattatgACTGTTCGTTTAACTATCACCCTGGAAAAACTATTGTAGTGGCAGATGTCCTAAGTCATAAAGTGCAAGTGACCAGTTTAATGATGAGAGAATGACACATGCTAGAAGAAATTAGTGTTTGGAATCCGCGTCTTGAGCCGCAGAGGATAATCTTTGGGAATATTACTGTAAAATCTATTTTGTTAGATCGAATCAAAGAAGTTCAAAAAGGAGACCTTGAAGTGCAAAAATGGGTTGAGAAAgttcaaaaaggagaaaagtctGATTTCAATTTGGGGACCGATGGAGTGTTAAAGTTTAGAAATCACCTAGTGGTACCCAAAGATGAAAGtctaaagaagaaaattttggacGAAACTCACTGTTCTAAATATACAGTGCACCTTGGAGGCAATAAGCTGTATCAAGAGTTGAAAAACCtttattggtgggagaatatgaagagAGAGATTGCTCAATTTGTTCGAGTTTGTCTCACTTGCCAGCAAGTTAACGCCGAGCATCAGAAACCGTCTGGATTATTACAGCCGttggagatacctgaatggaagtgaaaaaatatcacaatgaaTTTCGTGTCAGGGTTACCAAGGACTCAGAAAGGACACGACgctatttgggtaatagtggatcgaTTGACCAAATCTGTTCACTTTTTGCCGATTAGTATGAAATACTCCTTGGAAAAGTTGGCTAAGTTGTACTTAGACGAGATTATAAGATTGCATGGGATACCGATGAGTATAGTCTCAGATCGGGATCCTACgtttgtatctcgattttggcaaaagttaaagcgtatgcacgtatgctagtgctcgtttggaggggagggatcaagaaccaacgtgaggctctagggtaatatcccccacccaaatgcaatgcaaagcgcggaatcacataaataaaccatccatccatcaaaacaatcgtaggcgaatgtgtgaggaagtgagttgatacgcgcgagatgcaaaaatcctaaaaaaggaaaaaaatgcaatcctaatatccaaatgctatgcataaaaagggtagaaaaaggaaaagaatagctaaatcaaatgcttggacccacttaggaagtccccagtggagtcgccaactgtcgcgccccactttttgagtgtgtgaaagtagtgtgtatgtgaacgtgtgtgaagatgaaaataaaaggccgtgggattatgaaatgcgacggtttggccaaacaaagttcaaaaagggtttttgaatggaaaatggagtcgccacttggtatagagttagggtgtaccaagtcacccaagaaaaagtgattttttggaaagaaaagcaaacaaaccctttttaaagaacttttttaggtctacgtaaccaaagaaagggatcgggggtcacatttgataaaggagaaggcaaaggcaaagcctaaggcactcacttaccctagccaaagctagttgcgtgacttagccccttttttcctaatttcttctacccaaagtatgcgttgcatgttggatatgactaaaaaaatgcaatcctaaatctaagatgtctcttatgaggctttttggtcccaatcacatgaattgtgatggccagtaaggaaagccctcatagaggtcacgagtaatgcaaatgaagacccaaatatgagtgcaagtgtgaaaatgtaagaggaatgcaaaaataaaataaaaatacaaatgtaagtgcaagtgtgcaaatgtaagaaaagtgcatgtgtgcaaatgtaagaaaatatgcatgtgtgcgaatgtaagaaaagtgcatgtgtgcaaatataagaaaagtgcttgtgtgccaattgagaaaataaaggtgttcgtgtgcaagtggatgagaatatggtataatagtagtgAATGCATCTAAGTACAATTGGGTGCagtttgtgaggtagaaaaacaagtgacaagaagaaaaatgtgtgaacatggcatttgtattgagaaggatataagtagtgagaaaatgtggaaaagagggtgagggagtgacatgatgagaatgaaagtgtatgaacctataggaatgcatcaagtcgggtacgggaatgactcctaacttcatgatttttaatttttcctttgattagaaggaagaactagcgtgctaaggctattttgtagccacactcgctcgtttctcTTAccaaaaggggactctcaagcaaatgtaccctataactagcatgaggatgcgaaaacctaaaatgaaggggaaaggattggaggagcatgccagatgctagaaaactaagaaaaatgtatgaaatgtagtga
This Coffea arabica cultivar ET-39 chromosome 3e, Coffea Arabica ET-39 HiFi, whole genome shotgun sequence DNA region includes the following protein-coding sequences:
- the LOC140038479 gene encoding uncharacterized protein, with the translated sequence MTEHLKEALLGDVSGETAPAVKVEITPMEEDLEEDPEEDPFERQGPEPVNQLRNQERGEDRALECFLKFSPSRFHGGSDPEVAENWNYEIWVDERRLLTDLMSLAIKGYDLILGMDWLVQYHAQLDCKMKLIELHIPGEATLKLDVKGRLVSPALILGIRVRKLLSSGAKRYLAFLINTLEDKVKLENVPVVNEFSDVFPEKLETLPPERKIVFKIDVAPGTAPISKTPYRMAPTELKELRLQLQDLLGRGFIRQNDSSWGAPVLFVKKKDENLRLCIEYRGLNDVTIKNKYPLSHIDELFDQVQGAVVFFKLDLRQ